The sequence ttaattgatgatattaatGGTTTTTCTGCACTTTTACTCTCTATTTTACtatcaacattattattattattattattattattattattattattattattattattattatcaacatttTCAGAATTTTCATCTTTACTTTCATCATgatcattaatttcattattattattattttcattatttacaggttgtgttgttgttgttgtggttgttgtggtcgttatatctttttcaaatttattttgtaatttatcatcaatttttGTAAGTGTCTTTGTAAAGGGTGAGAATGATATTGACGATAggggtggtggtggtgtaaaatttaattcaaacttgttattatcattattattattatcattattattattattattattattattattattattattattattattattattattattattattattattattattattattattattattattattattattattattattattatgattatcaacatcatctAATGTAAAGGAATCAACTTCTTCTTGAACTTgaacattattaaaaatatttaataaagtgttatcatttttaggtatttctaaatttacatcaatattattagtattatcattatcattattattttcaatattattaatattattattattattattatttggtaataaatGTTGGTGTAAAAGTTGTTGcctttttaataatctatcttctttttctttttgttgtttgaataataattgttgtcgttcattttgtttttgtaattgttttgattgtttttctaattttattttctctaATTTCTCTTGTTTTAAACGTTGAATCGATTGAAATTTCTCTTGTTCAATCTCTATGATTTCCTTATTACTTTGTTCTAAGCTTAACctaaattgtaatttttgtgactctaataattgttgtttttcagtctccattctttttatcttttcaagttttaaaatctctttttcttctttttctttttgttctttttgttctttttgttctttttgttctttttgttctttttgttctttttcaatttcttcatcaccaccattatcatcattttctttttcaattgaaaaaggtattggtttatcatcattatcaccattGTCATCATTAGTTTTTGAATGTTCAGGTGATTTTGGAGTGATATATTTAACAGATTTTGGAGTTGATGTAGTTGATTTTGAAGAAGGTGTTTTGGTTATTTGTACctttggttttaattttgagGATCTTGGTGTAGTTGGTTTTAGTGGTGTTTTGGTTGGtgttttggttttaattGGTGTTTTAGTTGGTGTAACTGGAAAACTTAATAAACTATCATCAATGTTAATTGATTCATCTACTGTcttattaacattattattattattattaatactactagtatcattttcatttgttgtACTTGTacttaaaatatttgaaagaGTAGTATCTTCACTTTGCATcgatttattattgttattattactattactattattgttattgttattattattattattattattattattattgttgttattaatttcattaaagtCTTCccaaaatgatgaaatttgattttcaccaaattcatcttttttaattaatttattcgAAACTTCTCTTTTTGAAAAACTATCACGTCTTTGGTAATTTCCATTTTGTTGTAAAAATGCATCACTATCACGTCTTTGATAATTTCTTCGGtcctaaataaaaaaaatataaaaaaaatataaaaaaaaaaaaaaaaaaatatcatataataattatatttaaagttTAGTGAAATTGtgtcaaataaaaaaaaaaaaaaaaaaaaaaaaaaaaaaatttaataatattattattattattattattattataaattcttACTCTTctacttttaatattttcatcgTTTGCAATGTCAATATtcatattgttattattttctatattttcttttgaagaaaacatttatttatttattgaatatatatatatatatgtatatgtaTGTGTATGtgtatgtgtgtgtgtgtatgtatgtatgtttatatatcaatataataggattatttatcttttctttaaagaaaagaataaaatttatattatttaaattattattattattatttttttgaataattatttttattataaaataaaataaaataaaataaaaatttaggaGAAGggattgaatattttttaataatgaaataaaaaaaaaaaaaaaaaaaaaaaaaaaaaaaaaaaaaaaaaaaaaaattgatgttaaatttaaaaaaaccaacCCCAAaccaaatttttatttttattttatttttattttttattttatttttactttttttttttttccaaacctccacaataaaaaaaaaacaaacccaacttggttttcttttttccgtggtttttttatttttcatttttttttaaataattataataatctctctctctctcttttttatattattattattatattattattatattaaaaaaaaaaataaaaaaataaataaataaataaaaaatgattattaaacTTTCAATAGAAAAAGGTTTATCAGAATGCAcagattttaataaagtatTAATGTTTATTCAGCCActcaaattgaaattaatagaaACTAAAACATTAGAATATTTATATAgtttaatttcaaagaaattcaaaataaaaaaaagcttCTTATTATATACTGAAGATGGTTATGCTATACCACCATCCGAAGAAGGTTCAATATTAAAggaaattgataaaacatttaagtaagtttttaataacttcaccctttaaaaaaaaaaaaaaaaaaaaaaaaaaccaaagtgcacatattaattaataatattatttatttatttatttttaaaaaaaaagagttttaaaattaaataaagttaaaaaaaatgaaaaaacagATGATAGTGGTGATGATTTAATGGAAACAGatagtgataataaaaataaaagtagtGAAAGTGATAGTAGTGAAAGTGATAGTAGTGAAAGTGAAAGCGATAGTAGTGAAAGTGAAAGTGAAAGTGAAAGCAATGAAACTAGTGAGAATGaatcatcctcatcatcagAACCAGAGTCATCATTAGCTAAAAAGAAACTCCttattcaacaattaaaaagagatttccaattaaaagaaaagcttcaacaagaacaacaaaaacaaaaagaagctcaaaaaccaaaagaaaagcctcaacaacaacaacaacaacaacaacaacaacaacaacaacaacaacaacaacaacaacaacaacaacaacaacaacaacaacaacaacaacaaaaacaaaaacaaaaacaacaaaaacaacaaattgaacaacaacataaaaaaccaccacaacaacaacaacaacaacaacaacaacaacaacaacaacaacaacaacaacaacaacaacaacaacaacaagaagaagtACCAATAGGTATTGATGATGTTTTGACAAATTTTAGTTACACAATTAGTTATGACAATATAGATGAACTTTTGGTTGAAgaggaaaaaataaaaagaaaggaATTGGaacaaaagaaaagaaaattacAGTCTCAATTAGATAATGATGGTCTTgctaataaaaatgataataatagtaataataataattataataatagtaataataatgatagcaataataataatactaataaacCTTTGAGTAAAAGACAAAAGAAACTTTTAAAGAAGCAACAAAATTCATcacaaataaaagaaaattatacCATTAATgccattaataataaaaatgataacaGCACcaatgatagtaataataataatgataataataataataataaaaacgaTACcaatgatagtaataatgatgataataataatgataaaaagaaaaataataactattCAACATTTAAAGATTTGACAATACCAAATGTAAATGATAAAATCGCCTTCCAAAAGCATATTCTTTTAGATTATGTTTTAACAGTATCAGAGTATCTTGTATGTATAgttggggaaaaaaaaaaaaagagagaatACACTCTTTTAAACGTACAATCATAATATGAgggatattttattaatatatttcatttataattttaggaaggaagaattgaaaaaatagattcagatattttatatattagaTTGGAACCAGGTTTCGATGACTTTGAATTTTTggataatgaattttttgaaGAAAGTGGTGCACTTGGGGTTCCAGTCAAATCTTTAATCAgtccaaaattaatttcagatAACAATTAAGAAgagatataaaaatatatatatatatttttttttttccacttttttttatttaataattttttttttattggctttttatttttttttttatttttaattttttttttttttttttttaattttcaaaaaataaaggaaGAGAATACTAGGGATTTTTTGACATTTTATtagattaaaataaatattttattttttttcatatttatttttattttttattttttttattttttattttttttaaatttttttttttttattttaatttttttatttattttttttttaccttttttagaaaatatttttttaggAGGGTTAGATTAATGGACAAAGAACGGAATATTGGCATCATGAAAGGTTCATATTTCGTTAGaccttttaatttattttaatttgttttttttttttttccaattgttttttttttttaactaaaataaaaaaaaaaaaaaaaatattttagttttagtaatataaacaaaaacagacaaattaaatattacataacataataaaacaattatttatttgaaaaataaattgatttaaaaaaaaaaaaaaaaaaaaaaaaaaacaaaataattaatattaatattaaaacttaaatataaaaatacaatcctaacaaataaaataaaataaaataaaataaaataaaataaaataaaataaaaaaatcataaaaaaaaaaaaataaaaaaaatggaaaaattaatatcagacgtaataaattcaaatagtcAATATTGGattcaaaaaagaaatactCACGTCATTAATGTATATGACGATTTTAAAGTTAGAGATGCTTTAAAAGTATTGgcttcaaataaaattttatcagtTCCAGTAATTGAAAGAGCAACTGGAGATTATTTGGGTTTTATTGATATGAATGATATTCTTCATTCAATTATTGATTCATTTTTAGCAAATAATTCTCAACAAGatggtaattattattttttattatttttttatttttttataaacataAAAGAAGTActaataaaagaataatttttttttttttttttttttttttaaggacACGATTGGGTAAGATTATGTCATGATGTTAGTGTAAGTGAAAAATTTGCAAATCAACCAGTATCGGTTTTAATaagtatgtttttttttttttttttttttttttcaatttttaaaatctaataattttattaataactttatttttttattttttttttcatatttagaTCAAagtaaaaaagatttttttatacCAGTTGACGAATCTGGATCAATCCATCAATTAATAGATGAAATCTTTTCAAAAGGAATCCATAGAGTAATTGTAGTCGGAGAAGATGCAAATACCAAAGGAATAATATCACAAACGGATATTCTTGAATTTATATTGGAGAATAGAGATGAAATTAAAGGTGCTGACTTTGAAAAGCCAATTGGTCAATTAAAAGACCTTGTTGAAAAAGATGTAATAACAATTAATGCTGAAGTAATGACAATACAATGTTATTATGTCATGATGAAACATTCAAAACAAAGTATAGCTCTAACTGGTAAACATGGTGAAATCATTGGTAATCTATCAATCACTGATCTTCGTGGCCTCGACCCTGAAAACTTTGAATTACTCTTATCGCCAGCAATAGACTTTTGGAATAAAACTAATAGTAAATCAAAGATTTGTGTTGTTCCATCAAGTACTACTTTTAAAGAGATCATTAATATCCTTTACAAGAATCGTTTGCATCGTCTTTGGTTATCTTCTAAAGAGGAAGGCGGTTGTTATGGTACTGTCACTATTGGCAATATCATGAAATATTTCTCAAGAGATCAACATGAGGTCATCAGAAGGAATTCATTATCCTCTTCTTCAggttctttaaatttaaattcttcttcaaattcaatctCTAAAAAACCTTTAACTCCTGTTAAAATTTGTCCAATAGTCGAAGAAAAATAAGAGAAATCTCTAACTCAAACATATgtataaaacaaataaaaaaaaacaataaaaaacaataaaaaaaataatatttttaaaacctaaaattaattaatttattagcTTCTACTTTGTAATGaatgaatattatttttaaacttcATTTCCTTCTTTCTCATTACAAAATGATAGGTAACTGAGGATATTACTACTGCAGCAAATGCGACACTACCCACTACAATACCAGCAATTGCACCACCACTTAATCCACTGGATTTTTGAgaacaaattgaatttggtgatgaagatgaactTGATGAATGATCTAATAATACTGAGAAATCAGGATCTACTATAACTTCAGATTTATACTGTGGTATTATAATACCAATATATGAAGATGAGAATGATTCAGAATTTGATTgagtttgattattttcaataactCTATTATCGATTGGGGTAATTAGTCCATCTGCAATACCTCTTTTTAAGAATCTTGCATACATTGAATGATCtccaatttgaatttttaaataatcttcgTTTGTATTATTTCCAAATTGTTGAGATGAACAAATATCGTCACTGCTAGATGATTCAAATGTTGCTGacattaataattctaatttaCTTAATCGATTTCTAAATGGATATGAATTGATTGAAATTGTATATTTTGAAGTTGATGGGttcatttgtaaattattaccaGCGAATGATATATTTGTAGCCTTATCAAACCATTGAATAGTTACATTTGTTTGTGATATTGTAATGTCATCTCTTGTAATATTAGTTATATACAATGATGTATTATTAGTTAAATCACTGTAAATCCATTTTTCAAAGTAATAGGTATTGATTACATTATATTCATAATCGAGTTCTCTTAAAGCTActaatgatattaaagatCTAAATGTAATATCAAGATTCGATGAGGTGGTAGTTGTTCCGTTTGGTGTTGAAATTTCGGTTGATGGATCGGTTGTATTAATTGATGGTTGTGGTACAATAATAACTTTGGATGTACAGTCAATACCAACCCATGGTGTGAAACAAACACAACCCGATGTACTAGTATCACAATAACCTTGATTTGAACCACCACATTCTGGTTTTCCTGGACATTGTGGTCTTTTAGTTGGTGtcggtgttggtgttggtgttggtgtttcAGATGAAGATTCAGATGGTGTTTGAGATGGTGTTTGAGATGGTGTTTCAGTTGGTGTTTCAGTTGGTGTTTCGGTTGGTGTTTGAGTTGGTGTTTCGGTTGGTGTTTGGGTTGGTGTTTCAGTTGGAGTTTGAGTTGGTGTTTCAGTTGGAGTTTGAGTTGGTGTTTCAGTTGGAGTTTGAGTTGGTGTTTGAGTTGGTGTTTGAGTTGGTGTTTGAGTTGGTGTTTCAGTTGGTGTTTcagttggtgttggtgtttgaGTTGGGGTTGGTGGATCtggaataaataataatactttttgATAtggataaataaaatattcatttgaagatattgatttatcattttctaatATAATACTAAAGTTACTACCTTGATCCATTTCAGAGATACCGCCTAATAAAATAGCAGCACCCCCAACAGTTTTTTTAACTTGTAATGGTTTAGTAGttgatttataattgaaTGTTGCACCAGTAACTGATTTAAATCCTTTACCTGTTAACCATAAATCACCACCTAATGTAGAAATTCTATCAGAACCTGTAATAACTGGAACATCGATTGTATATGttgtatttattaaatatggGAAAcctaattgtttaaaatcattagagCTATAACCACTATAATATCCACCATTATTTACTAAACCATAaactgataataaaattccaAATGGGTAACCATATGCTACtggtaatgaaattgaacattgatatgattttgaatttgaattgattatTGTTTCAGATGTAATTTGACATTGAATTGTATTGAAATCAGTTGAAGTTAAATAAATTACTGGgtaactattatttttaacaccAGATGCTAAATTTTCAACCtctaaattaaatgaaacaaCTCTTTCACTTAAACCTACATCAACTACAGTTTTATCActagaaaattttttaattacaacTGGTGTTGGATCACTTACTTCATTTGGACAAGTAACtgatattttattgattgatGGATCATTAAAATAGTACATAAATGGATTATAAAGAgagtttaaaataaatttataatcactaaataatgaaaatgttgaattattattttcagtaTCAAATAGTAATACATCAGAAATAATATAGTCTTGAGAAATACAAGgagttgataaattaataccAACTGTATATACTTGTTCAAATACATCAGTTGTTGGATATAatgtaaaattataatttgaacCATCAATTGCACCTTTAACTACAATATAACCACttttaaaaccattaattGGATCACTAATTGTTAATTTCCAACCAATTTCAGTATTAGTTTGAATTGTAACTGGTGATGAAGATGGATACTTttgaattcttttaaatattggaCCCATTAAATCAGCATCTTTATTAAACAATTTGAATATTAAATtagtaattaattttttcaataaaaataaataaataaaaattttaacttACTTTCTGAAATTACATTAAATGAAGCATTACTACCTAATGCACTATTCAATACCCATTGTtttctattaaaaaagagGGCATAAGACATTGGACCTTGTCTCGAATTTCTTGgcaaataaaattcaacTTGAAACATTTTAATTGTATCATTCCATTGTGCTGGCCAAGCTTTATCTAGTAATCCTTGAGGATAGATTGGATCATCATTCAAATATTCTTTTATCcattgttgatgatgaaccAATAGAGATATTGGTGAATTGATATCTAAATTTGacatattaaaat comes from Dictyostelium discoideum AX4 chromosome 2 chromosome, whole genome shotgun sequence and encodes:
- a CDS encoding hypothetical protein (Similar to Dictyostelium discoideum (Slime mold). glutamine-asparagine rich protein), producing MIIKLSIEKGLSECTDFNKVLMFIQPLKLKLIETKTLEYLYSLISKKFKIKKSFLLYTEDGYAIPPSEEGSILKEIDKTFKVLKLNKVKKNEKTDDSGDDLMETDSDNKNKSSESDSSESDSSESESDSSESESESESNETSENESSSSSEPESSLAKKKLLIQQLKRDFQLKEKLQQEQQKQKEAQKPKEKPQQQQQQQQQQQQQQQQQQQQQQQQQQQQQQQKQKQKQQKQQIEQQHKKPPQQQQQQQQQQQQQQQQQQQQQQQQEEVPIGIDDVLTNFSYTISYDNIDELLVEEEKIKRKELEQKKRKLQSQLDNDGLANKNDNNSNNNNYNNSNNNDSNNNNTNKPLSKRQKKLLKKQQNSSQIKENYTINAINNKNDNSTNDSNNNNDNNNNNKNDTNDSNNDDNNNDKKKNNNYSTFKDLTIPNVNDKIAFQKHILLDYVLTVSEYLEGRIEKIDSDILYIRLEPGFDDFEFLDNEFFEESGALGVPVKSLISPKLISDNN
- a CDS encoding hypothetical protein (Similar to Dictyostelium discoideum (Slime mold). hypothetical 127.0 kDa protein), which codes for MDVTNVVAGNILYFNMSNLDINSPISLLVHHQQWIKEYLNDDPIYPQGLLDKAWPAQWNDTIKMFQVEFYLPRNSRQGPMSYALFFNRKQWVLNSALGSNASFNVISENADLMGPIFKRIQKYPSSSPVTIQTNTEIGWKLTISDPINGFKSGYIVVKGAIDGSNYNFTLYPTTDVFEQVYTVGINLSTPCISQDYIISDVLLFDTENNNSTFSLFSDYKFILNSLYNPFMYYFNDPSINKISVTCPNEVSDPTPVVIKKFSSDKTVVDVGLSERVVSFNLEVENLASGVKNNSYPVIYLTSTDFNTIQCQITSETIINSNSKSYQCSISLPVAYGYPFGILLSVYGLVNNGGYYSGYSSNDFKQLGFPYLINTTYTIDVPVITGSDRISTLGGDLWLTGKGFKSVTGATFNYKSTTKPLQVKKTVGGAAILLGGISEMDQGSNFSIILENDKSISSNEYFIYPYQKVLLFIPDPPTPTQTPTPTETPTETPTQTPTQTPTQTPTQTPTETPTQTPTETPTQTPTETPTQTPTETPTQTPTETPTETPTETPSQTPSQTPSESSSETPTPTPTPTPTKRPQCPGKPECGGSNQGYCDTSTSGCVCFTPWVGIDCTSKVIIVPQPSINTTDPSTEISTPNGTTTTSSNLDITFRSLISLVALRELDYEYNVINTYYFEKWIYSDLTNNTSLYITNITRDDITISQTNVTIQWFDKATNISFAGNNLQMNPSTSKYTISINSYPFRNRLSKLELLMSATFESSSSDDICSSQQFGNNTNEDYLKIQIGDHSMYARFLKRGIADGLITPIDNRVIENNQTQSNSESFSSSYIGIIIPQYKSEVIVDPDFSVLLDHSSSSSSSPNSICSQKSSGLSGGAIAGIVVGSVAFAAVVISSVTYHFVMRKKEMKFKNNIHSLQSRS